A single window of Zea mays cultivar B73 chromosome 10, Zm-B73-REFERENCE-NAM-5.0, whole genome shotgun sequence DNA harbors:
- the LOC103641884 gene encoding vacuolar iron transporter homolog 2 encodes MDLHLSSHVHAAAAAQATASAFPNGKKAESTDVLPPRAVVTIDVEAGAPTNAAGDDPRDADGDAGGVDYMARAQWLRAAVLGANDGLVSVASLMIGVGAVSATPKAMLVSGTAGLVAGACSMAIGEFVSVYAQYDMEVSQIKRGDGGEEEEEGAARDGLPSPTQAALASALAFAFGALLPLLAGVFVPSWAARVAAVCAATSVGLAAFGVAGAYLGGASMLRSGLRVLLGGWFAMLLTFAVLRLFGTVFHIQVSSSV; translated from the coding sequence ATGGACCTTCACCTCAGCTCCCACGTccacgcggcggcggcggcgcaggcgACAGCCTCGGCCTTCCCGAATGGTAAGAAAGCGGAGAGTACTGACGTGCTGCCACCGAGGGCTGTCGTCACCATCGACGTCGAGGCGGGCGCGCCGACGAACGCGGCCGGGGACGATCCGCGCGACGCCGACGGGGACGCCGGCGGCGTCGACTACATGGCCCGCGCGCAGTGGCTCCGGGCGGCCGTCCTGGGCGCGAACGACGGCCTCGTGTCCGTGGCGTCCCTCATGATCGGCGTCGGCGCCGTGAGCGCCACGCCCAAGGCCATGCTGGTGTCCGGCACGGCGGGGCTCGTGGCGGGCGCCTGCAGCATGGCCATCGGCGAGTTCGTCTCCGTGTACGCGCAGTACGACATGGAGGTCTCGCAGATCAAGCGCGGCGATGgcggcgaggaggaggaggaaggcgCCGCTAGGGACGGCCTGCCGAGCCCGACGCAGGCCGCGCTCGCGTCGGCGCTGGCGTTCGCGTTCGGCGCGCTCCTGCCGCTGCTGGCGGGGGTGTTCGTGCCGTCGTGGGCCGCCAGGGTGGCCGCGGTGTGCGCCGCGACTAGCGTCGGCCTGGCCGCGTTCGGCGTGGCCGGCGCGTACCTGGGCGGCGCCAGCATGTTGAGGTCCGGCCTGAGGGTGCTCCTCGGCGGCTGGTTCGCCATGCTCCTCACGTTCGCCGTGCTCCGGCTGTTCGGGACGGTCTTCCACATACAAGTCTCGTCGTCGGTGTGA
- the LOC100279947 gene encoding uncharacterized protein LOC100279947 (The RefSeq protein has 2 substitutions compared to this genomic sequence): MGHHVDTFAEPFSRPQEAAMRSQRPDPVETQLGRLVVSVHYLPSLAGVAAFNLEITPLSPSMIIPDYVGSPAAEPMRTFPASLTEATGSGFPPSYEQQRPHSWASPAFWPHTPAHQARFSPPPVFYASPTPSPPHFPPGLMRWESAPMPIPQVSERRSPAHLQNMLPPPSPRRADTGAAGALEFPSESGRLIGRMEELRLADLHATSSPRHKGKDNKDESGRFSALSSCDSPRQDDLDDVDYHFDVDDVDTPVSQPRSTSGKETGDQVGSLPHKSQDAQVGYLVNLLRNARPLRNPSNPSQTPRAQSTRVTSASSVTTSDALEVLQSFKETRERLLSRSSAKHQEPPGKP; encoded by the exons ATGGGACACCACGTTGACACCTTCGCCGAGCCCTTCTCGCGCCCTCAGGAGGCCGCCATGCGTTCCCAACGCTTCGTTCCCGTCGAAACCCAGCTCGGTCGCCTCGTCGTTTCCGTCCACTATCTCCCCAGCCTCGCCGGCGTCGCCGCCTTCAACCTCGAGATCACCCCCCTTTCGCCCTCCATGATAATCCCAGACTACGTCGGCAGCCCAGCCGCTGAGCCCATGCGCACCTTCCCGGCCTCGCTTACAGAAGCCACGGGCTCCGGCTTCCCACCGTCCTATGAGCAGCAGCGTCCACACAGCTGGGCTTCACCTGCGTTCTGGCCGCACACGCCGGCACACCAGGCCAGGTTCTCGCCACCTCCAGTGTTTTATGCGTCACCGACGCCATCGCCTCCCCACTTTCCGCCCGGTCTCATGAGGTGGGAGTCTGCGCCAATGCCCATACCACAGGTGAGCGAGAGGAGGAGCCCCGCACACCTCCAGAATATGCTGCCACCGCCTTCGCCGAGAAGAGCAGACACGGGGGCAGCAGGTGCTCTAGAGTTTCCATCTGAGAGTGGCCGGTTGATTGGGAGGATGGAGGAACTTCGGCTAGCTGATCTACATGCGACCTCGTCACCCAGACACAAG GGCAAGGACAATAAAGATGAATCTGGCAGATTCTCTGCACTCTCCTCATGTGATTCACCACGGCAAGATGATCTGGATGATGTGGATTACCATTTTGATGTTGATGATGTTGATACCCCAGTCTCTCAACCTCG GAGCACTAGCGGGAAGGAAACAGGTGATCAGGTTGGTTCATTGCCCCACAAATCTCAAGACGCACAGGTCGGTTATCTAGTCAACCTGCTGAGAAACGCCCGCCCGCTGCGAAATCCTAGCAATCCATCACAAACACCAAGGGCTCAGTCCACCAGAGTAACCTCAGCAAGCTCGGTCACCACATCTGACGCGCTGGAGGTGCTCCAGTCCTTCAAAGAGACAAGGGAGCGACTGCTGTCCCGGAGCAGCGCAAAACATCAAGAGCCACCGGGAAAGCCATAG
- the LOC100279947 gene encoding uncharacterized protein isoform X1, with the protein MSGMSDSAGGGRAGAELMVEQFHLKVLHAVRTPRPLAAAAAAASSSSSFRRRDRWFHLPLHDPPPPEAAGRLDELAPGQPRVVDVLLCPATASGVGDRGEVVERWTVACEPWPDAASGEEVAVNRAYKHCFTLLRSVYAALRVLPAYRVFRLLCANASYNYEMGHHVDTFAEPFSRPQEAAMRSQRFVPVETQLGRLVVSVHYLPSLAGVAAFNLEITPLSPSMIIPDYVGSPAAEPMRTFPASLTEATGSGFPPSYEQQRPHSWASPAFWPHTPAHQARFSPPPVFYASPTPSPPHFPPGLMRWESAPMPIPQVSERRSPAHLQNMLPPPSPRRADTGAAGALEFPSESGRLIGRMEELRLADLHATSSPRHKGKDNKDESGRFSALSSCDSPRQDDLDDVDYHFDVDDVDTPVSQPRHIIDLVKILHMMRLVLLRGFKTLA; encoded by the exons ATGTCCGGGATGTCCGACTCCGCGGGCGGCGGGCGTGCGGGCGCAGAGCTGATGGTGGAGCAGTTCCACCTCAAGGTGCTCCACGCCGTGCGCACGCCGCGcccgctcgccgccgccgccgctgccgcgtcgtcgtcgtcgtcgttcagGCGGAGGGACAGGTGGTTCCATCTCCCGCTCCACGACCCGCCGCCGCCCGAGGCGGCCGGTCGCCTCGACGAGCTGGCCCCCGGGCAGCCGCGTGTGGTGGACGTCCTCCTGTGTCCTGCCACCGCCAGTGGTGTGGGAGACCGAGGGGAGGTGGTGGAGAGGTGGACCGTGGCGTGCGAGCCCTGGCCAGACGCCGCGAGCGGCGAGGAGGTTGCCGTGAACCGGGCGTACAAGCACTGCTTCACGCTGCTCAGGTCCGTTTACGCCGCGCTCCGCGTCCTCCCGGCCTACCGCGTCTTCCGCCTCCTCTGCGCCAACGCCTCCTACAACTATGAGATGGGACACCACGTTGACACCTTCGCCGAGCCCTTCTCGCGCCCTCAGGAGGCCGCCATGCGTTCCCAACGCTTCGTTCCCGTCGAAACCCAGCTCGGTCGCCTCGTCGTTTCCGTCCACTATCTCCCCAGCCTCGCCGGCGTCGCCGCCTTCAACCTCGAGATCACCCCCCTTTCGCCCTCCATGATAATCCCAGACTACGTCGGCAGCCCAGCCGCTGAGCCCATGCGCACCTTCCCGGCCTCGCTTACAGAAGCCACGGGCTCCGGCTTCCCACCGTCCTATGAGCAGCAGCGTCCACACAGCTGGGCTTCACCTGCGTTCTGGCCGCACACGCCGGCACACCAGGCCAGGTTCTCGCCACCTCCAGTGTTTTATGCGTCACCGACGCCATCGCCTCCCCACTTTCCGCCCGGTCTCATGAGGTGGGAGTCTGCGCCAATGCCCATACCACAGGTGAGCGAGAGGAGGAGCCCCGCACACCTCCAGAATATGCTGCCACCGCCTTCGCCGAGAAGAGCAGACACGGGGGCAGCAGGTGCTCTAGAGTTTCCATCTGAGAGTGGCCGGTTGATTGGGAGGATGGAGGAACTTCGGCTAGCTGATCTACATGCGACCTCGTCACCCAGACACAAG GGCAAGGACAATAAAGATGAATCTGGCAGATTCTCTGCACTCTCCTCATGTGATTCACCACGGCAAGATGATCTGGATGATGTGGATTACCATTTTGATGTTGATGATGTTGATACCCCAGTCTCTCAACCTCG ACACATAATTGATCTTGTCAAAATTCTGCACATGATGAGATTGGTGTTACTACGAGGATTTAAAACCTTGGCATGA
- the LOC103641885 gene encoding LOW QUALITY PROTEIN: uncharacterized protein (The sequence of the model RefSeq protein was modified relative to this genomic sequence to represent the inferred CDS: substituted 1 base at 1 genomic stop codon), with the protein MAKPEGPTIGVKLFVDKEKKKVLFAESNKEFVDVLFSFLTVPLGTIVRLLDKQSQLGCLDQLYKSVEDLNLEYFQTNACKAMLLKPLNAASGHCCRLKINIDGSVPRVVYVCKDTRCNALSDNAFSSFPGTVCKCGKVMESIGQFPKYDGDTETAAATCSEGGVFVKGCLKFIVTDDLQVAPASTSLMMFVFEKFGVLDPAVLEQQVLQFSSEKITCLLKRLLTSKXPLTDHYFEAPVPQDDASLEALVQNLHPKQENEDQVLCN; encoded by the exons ATGGCTAAACCAGAGGGGCCAACCATTGGCGTGAAGCTGTTCGTGGACAAAGAGAAGAAGAAGGTGCTCTTTGCTGAGTCCAACAAGGAGTTCGTCGACGTGCTCTTCAGCTTCCTCACCGTGCCGCTCGGCACCATCGTCCGCCTGCTGGATAAGCAGTCTCAGTTGGGTTGTCTCGACCAGCTGTACAAGAGCGTGGAGGACCTCAACTTGGAGTACTTCCAAACCAATGCTTGCAAGGCGATGCTTCTGAAACCGCTCAACGCGGCTTCCGGCCACTGCTGTCGCCTCAAGATCAACATCGATGGAAGCGTTCCAAGGGTGGTCTATGTCTGCAAGGACACGCGGTGCAACGCTCTCAGCGACAATGCGTTCAGTTCGTTCCCTGGCACGGTCTGCAAATGTGGTAAGGTCATGGAGTCCATTGGACAGTTCCCAAAATACGATGGTGACACTGAAACCGCCGCCGCCACTTGTTCAGAGGGTGGAGTTTTTGTGAAAGGTTGCTTGAAGTTTATCGTCACTGATGATCTCCAGGTTGCGCCAGCATCTACCTCTCTTATGATGTTTGTCTTCGAGAAATTTGGTGTGCTTGATCCAGCTGTCCTAGAGCAGCAGGTTCTGCAGTTCAGTTCAGAAAAG ATAACATGCTTGCTGAAGAGATTGTTGACGTCTAAGTAACCTCTCACTGATCATTATTTCGAAGCTCCTGTTCCACAAGATGATGCAAGCCTAGAAGCGCTTGTTCAGAACTTACATCCTAAACAAGAAAACGAGGACCAGGTCTTGTGTAACTGA